The window CTTGTAAATTAACCAACTGATAATAACTTCTCACATTACTGGGAAACATTTGCGCCTGTCGCTCTAATGTAACTCCAAAGCCTTACATTTTACAACGGGAGTCAGTGAAATGATGAAAGCCAGCTCAATGTTGAAACACAATAATAGGCATACTATCTTACACTTCGAGGTGTAGCTACACACCGATGTAACTTTAAAATGTATGGCAACGTAAAACACGGTGACGAAGAGCGATTACAGACTGAACCATTCTAGAGAGAGGTGAGGTTATTACCACATTATGTCACAGAATTGCCCATTTAATTTTCAGTAACCGTACCTGTCAGTATTGGCCATATCGCTCGGCCAGTCGACTCTTGCCTTCAGCATGAAACATATAACACACTTAAGTGTATGAATTATGGCGGTCACGTGATCCGAGTCGTATCATGTAGCTTTCAACAGTGATGTTTTAATGTTCTTCTGTTCACATTAATGAATCATTTAAGTTGTTTGTTGAGACCATTTGTCGCCCACCACCATGGCCTTTGATAACATACCAGTGGGTTTGCTTGTACTCTGCCGTACAAATGTTTATTAGTGTTTGGTTCAATCAATTGCCACTTTCTCTGATTTGTGTCGCTAATAAATTACTTTGTTTGACTAAATACGGCATACATGGAATCTATTTCAACAGCTTAATGTCATCCATTTACAAGATTAATAAAATAAAGCCATTGACATTCCAGACAACATTTCTAAGGAAAAACTGAGTTTAATTAAGTGTCGGAAAATACGCAAGTCTAGATTAGACCCTCTACACTTAGCTTCAGATGGTCAAGTCAGTCAATAATATTGTTATACTTCATGTATGCTGATAATTAAAGTCATCCCGAAATGTAATTCCTACCACTCCTTcgtatttaaaaacaaatttcattaaGCTATCGTATTTGCATTGAGATAAATAagcatttgcaatttttacgtTATTGTACGGGCGTTTCTATGTATAAATGTTTCAACAGAAAATGTGATTTAACTTCGAATGGAAAATCCTAGTGGAATACAGCTACTTCCAATCGAACGTTGATCCTTAACATTTGGCCCCGCCACCTTTATTTTACTATctaaaaggtcaaaggtcgacCTCAGGAGCGAAACATCggcaaattattacaaaataaatagtTTCTCCAGATCTTTTGGGAGCAAGAGACAGCGGAATGATCACAGCTGGCACTCCTCAACTCTCATTGTTTAGAGTGTTAAAAAGTTTAATGTAGCTGATCACATAATATATCGTCTTGTAATTCTCGAATTGCATCTTGCTGACGGATGTTGTTACCTTTGTAAATCAACAGAatctaatattttgcatttcactTTACATGTCTGCTTCCAtgggcagtcacgtgatcaCCTCTAACAGCTATATGGGTAAAAGACATTGTTACCAGACACCATAGCTACAGACAACCACATGATAACAGTGTtatcgaaattcaaaataaccattttgagACGATAAACAGGTTAGGGAAATCCCATTTTAAAGCTGTAGAAGCAGAGAAATTAATACGAATTTCCTTGTGCAGCTTGTATGACCAACAAAAGTCTTCATATcgaaatgaaatttcttgagAATCAATTGACCTCACCCtgatagaaaaaaaatgtgGGAACTAAACTGTTTAGTTACGGACTATTCGATATCTTGTACTCATCACCAGACACTTTAACTTAGACGTCACGCATAGGCAATGTATTTGGTAAAAGATTTAAGGCGTCAGTAGGCAAGCAAACAATCCGCAATGAAGTTCCCTATGTTTCCTTTGTGTAACATAGACGGGTTTTCCACTATGATGATAATAAACTCCCCGAAAACAAACGTAGAATGACTTTTTTGTCCTATAAATTTCGTCATGATGTTATGTCAAACATTTTGCTCCAAAATGACCATAGATGGGTAATAATTGCTTGTTTTGAATCTAAAGTGCACCAGTCCTTATACTTTTCTTGTCCAACATATCCAACAGAGTGGAGTCTTCATCAGCAAACCAAGCATAAATTTTAACAATAGTGTCCTTCGCGATAGAAGCTACTATGTTTCATGTATACTTGCCCCAACTTGTGGTTGTAGTGTGCGCTACAAGTAACGTCCTTTTTGTCTCCGTTCGTAGTCATTTTACACGTCTTTCTGTAACACTGGAGAGAGCTGGATGAAACAACATTTAACATTTCAGGCATCTTATTGCATTATTTACTTGCATGGATTACTACAGCTCTCTGAAAGTCTCGTACTGGAAATCATGACAAACATCAGTCCTCTTGTGTGGAAATGACATATGTTGATgaaaacttgacaactttccGAGCAAAATTACTTTACTTCCATCACTGGTAAAAAAGTGTTTATTGATGAGATTTTGACTGATTTTCAACTGCTAAAAGGAACTGCTTTAATGTAATACAACCGTCTTGGCTACACCGGTTTCTTGTATGATCTACATTTAAGACATGGTCAACAATATGCCATTACCTGATAAGTGTTTTCGTCATCGGTTGCAGGCTTGGTGATGATAACAACAAATAACATCTTACAGCAGGATTGCTAAAATGGTAACGTTTGACAACATCGTTGTTGAACCGTGGTAGATGTTTATAGCATGACGATGACAAACCAATCCCATaaaaatgtgttaaattttTACTCCTCAATTTGCATTCATCGTTGATTTCAAATTCCAAGCATCAGTGAAGCAAAGTAAAATAGTGTCCCTAGCCGTTTTCATATTCCGTATTACGTGCAGAACTACACCAGCGATGGTGCTTCTGATCTGAAAATTTCATCTGCTTGAGTAATTTGTGTCTGGAACAAAACTGATAAAATGCAGTCGTGTGTAGTTTTGCACACAAAGAGTCTCTTTACAAAGAGAAAATGATACGGCTTGTTTCAAATCAGCCACTGCACCATCATTAGGGAAACAAAATGTCTTCTACCGAATCTTTCATCCTTGACCAAATAAACACAGAATCAAAGTTAGAAAGCTCACAATTCTGTGGCCATGGAGACCATTTCAGTCCACTGCGCAGTCGTGCAATGGTCTTATTTGCACGTGATAAGTAACTAAAGAACAATTAGCCTGAGGGACTTTCCTATTTTAATGATAATCAATCTTTGTTTCCAAACGTGAAAACCAGCCATCCGTTAATATCAACCACACATGTAGTCAAAATTGGCCTTCTCTTCATAAATTCTTTAAGACCACACAAAACATGTTCAGGATTGTTTACAACTCTCGGCCTGCGTGCGTGTGCTTGGAACCTTTAGATATCAGGCAGGCCCAACCTATGTGTAAATGATGTCAACAAAGCAAGGAAAAGAAACAAACTTTGTCACAAAATGGCTGAACGAATTGCCCATAAATTGCAGAAACAGATGGTCGGGGTTGAACAGACACCAAACtgaatgaaatatgaccaaCATGAAAcccatgaaaccatcgcaaaaacaTTCGACGAGAGAGATAGAGGATCAAAGGGTCAAATAAAATTCGTCATCGATGTCTTCTTCTGAGACAAGCGTTGTTTGCAAGGCTTCTTAAAATAACGTTAAATAATTACTTTAAACTGGTCCTTTTGTTACCGAATTTGATTTTGCAACCGCCGCAAATAACAGTTGACAGCTGTGAAAGTACAGATTTAGCAAGAGGCACACGATTCGAGTAaacatttaacacgattggaactaatttgggataattggattttcatatttttcaaatttctcaaaagtgttaagtgtcgtatagctgaatgttgcaatattgcaaacaaGTGTTTAATCTAAAAAGAGAAGATGataagcttatatttgcagattaaatcgacattacttcaccatccaattatcctaaattagttccaatagtgttgCTTATAATTACTTTTTATGAATATAAACGTATTTTCAATGTAACGAGAGAAAATTGAGATGTCGCTAATTTACGCAGCCCAAGTGGCGACAGACGACAAGGTCAGTTGGAAGATAACGAAAAAGTTTATGAGAATTGACATCGCTGATGTCACATCGTGATCTAATGACGATGCTGACGGTGGTGATGTGACGGTAGTGGTTTGAGGGTGGTGATGGTGATTAGATGGTGGTGGTTTGAGGGTGGTGATGGTGATGTGACGGTAGTAGTTTGAAGGTGGTAATGGTGATTTGATGGTAGTGGTTTGAGAGTGGTGATGGTGATTAGATGGTGGTGGTTTTAGGGTGGTGATGGTGTTTTGATGATTATGGTTTGAGGGTGGTGATGGTGATTAGATGGTGGTGGTTTTAGGGTGGTGATGGTGTTTTGATGATTATGGTTTGAGGGTGGTGATGGTGATTTGATGATTGTGGTTTTAGGGTGGTGATGGTGATTAGATGGTGGTGGTTTTAGGGTGGTGATGGTGTTTTGATGATTATGGTTTGAGGGTGGTGATGGTGATTAGATGGTGGTGGTTTTAGGGTGGTGATGGTGTTTTGATGATTATGGTTTGAGGGTGGTGATGGTGATTTGATGATTGTGGTTTTAGGGTGGTGATGGTGATTAGATGGTGGTGGTTTGAGGGTGGTGATGGTGTTTTGATGATTATGGTTTGAGGGTGGTGATGGTGATTAGATGGTGGTGGTTTTAGGGTGGTGATCGTGATTTGATGATTGTGCTTTGAGggtgatgatggtgattggATGGTTGTGGTTTGAGGGTGATGATGGTGATTTGATGGTTGTGGTTTGAGGGTGATGATGGTGATTTGATGGTTGTGGTTTGAGGGTGATGATGGTGATTTGATGGTTGTGGTTTGAGGGTGCACCATGGTAATTCATGCTCATATTCCATGGCATTTCGTTGCAGACTAAAATACAATTAAATGTAAcgtttaattttgtttgtgcTGAAATTACAAGAGAACACTTATGTAGACAGTTAAAATACGTCACTGTCTTGTTCCACGCTTGTAAACAATGATTAAGGCGATTGCTGCGTTTTTTGCTAGTCGATGGCACTATGACTGTAACAAGTACACGTGATCGGACATCAGGTAAAGGATAAACATTATCATAAGACGTTCAATAATGCATCAGAATACAATGCAAGTCTTCTGTATGAAGTCATTAACATTAACCTGTATATCAATTAAtgattcatatttgaaaaagtTTGCACTTGTTAAGTTTAGAAAGTTCAAAATATAACAGAacgttttatttaaatttatttatttgtttgattgattgattgattgattgattgattgattgattgattgattgaactCATTTCGTAGCAAGAGCATACACATTTTACCAGAGTGAAACCTTTTAGTTGCCAAAACATTCTTGGCATCAACAATCACCAAATTTTACTGTCAAGCCAGTCAAACACCCATGGCCTCCCTCTCACTAAATCAACAGTTACTAGGCTACGGGACATTGCTGTAGAAGACTAACGTCCTGCTTCATCGTGCCATGTTTCACCGAATCTTGTGTGCACTCACagtccttttgtggagggaccgtggtgcaCTATACTAACAACTGAAGTTATATCAATCTACAAAGAATAAATACTGGTGATCTGTTGAAGGGACAGAGCAAAACAGTCGTTATGACAATGACACAAACAAAAGGGGTCCTGTTTAGTACTTCAGGCTAGTTTTAAGCTTTCCAGCGGTCAGTCAGATGGCCATTATAAATAAATGATTATCATAGTGATGACAAAATATCGGTGACAGTTTCAAGGTCAGGCAATGAGCACAGGCTGGGCGCTCGGTGTGCTGTTAGTTACCGTTGTAAAGAAGTCATTTAGTGAACTCAACACTCCTACCGCCTAACACCTTTGACCGTGGATGACAGTAAACAAACAATAACACATGAAAGCAATGGGCAATAACCAGgccattattattttctttattattaAAACGGTTGCCATGCTAACATTTGCCAACAAAATTGATGGCACCTCTTATATCAGCACCAAAAATTACCCTATACTGCAAGTTTCATCGAACCTATAATTATTCGCATCATTATTTCTATATAGTCCTTTcgcttattattattattattattattattattattattattattacaagtttagaggctataagtattatatagacatctaataacagttcattgaagctatgtgggaattctgaaaaagaggtgttgtttattttaattttgtcaataggggtgacttccaattgttgtacgtgcagcgcagaattatgcatcatagTGTACGGAGAAaggggggatatcattaagccaaggggtaattaaatgcttgtcggaaaagtgacactaagcagtttaagcgataccagcTGGCCTAGACGtttaacttttgtgcgaactttatggatacacgttcaatcggttcttaattttgtttttagctttcttccatcaaaagtcacgactatgaaaaagatttccaatatatattaacaatctctctctctctctctctctctctctctctctctctctctctctctctctctctttggtataatatttctgttgattactggatttttacactggatatttggtctttctaacccaaaatatccctttgatataacacattctgttgattactggattttaggtggaatctttgaaaaactggtaatttttactcctgaatggttgcaatggaaacatctcacattaaaaatgagtgtgatttttttcggTGTGCtcaccagaaaaacccttattataaattttatatcaatcaatagttctttaataggaattagggaaaaagtaacattttaaatcccaaaatagttaccatggcaactcgaaacattaaaataagtctgtttttGTGATCTCTGACCCAAACTcccccgctagataatttttatatcaatcaaagtaactttaatgggatattagaaaaactgaaattttcaacccctaaaatgattaccatggaaacatacGGCAGTGAAATCGATGTGATATTTGGTCTtctcgacccaaaatacccttatagtgaaattttcatggaaattgaacctattattcgcgttattatttctatataatacttatattgaatattattattaatttttttattatttttattattattatagttgttgtttttcttcttcttctccttcttcttcttcttcttcttcttcttcttcttctagtCTTTGTTTTGAGAAGCCACTAAAAACTCTGTTTACATAGTCGATGGAATATACGACATAACTGTGGGCCATATGTTACAACAATGTTCTACTATTCACAAAGCCTAATACTACTAGACTGCTAACAATAGTCGGAAAATGTCTAATTGTAGTCAATGTCCAATGCAGGACACACCTGTTACATTAGTACTATTGTAGACCAATCATTAGATTAGTACAATTATTGGCAGACTGGTTACAGATGAACTCAGGATTAAGAAAGGCTAACTAAACGTATtataacaaacaaaagatggatTTTGACAAACGACACTAAATCAGATTTCAAGGTTGCGATTTCCATTcgctttttcagaatttttgaaAGAGTTAAAATCCTGAAACGAAATTTAAGATTGCTCATACACCACAGCAATATTATTCTCTTCTCCTGTGTCCGATATTTAAAACAAACCTGAAAATGGAGGATGACTCATGTTCTTCAATGTTATCCATATTGCTTTGTACAGCTCAGTTTAGTACAGTCTGATCTCCTTGAATTTCTTTCGTACATTTATGGTAGAATgagcctcggggatagatactttgattctcaaacttttagaaTGCTGATTTGGTCTACTACtgatgggggctcattttgaaggtcaTGGAGTAGAGGAAGTTTTCGCCAGCtcatttgtgaaaatcgaaaattgtgtttttccctacacatggatggcggccatttcgaatttcaagtgtcggtaagtcttgggtaattttttctcCAGTATCAAATTTTTTATTCAGGCTTTCGAAAGGAAATCGTTTGAAATTTCCTTCAGTAGAGTTTGGggaaaagttgaagtctttcaatttcgaggcacgAACTACCTTTTCTTCCTTTACTTTGATGTGATGTTCGATTTACAATattataaaattttgcaaacaattgtcctttgttttaattttgtttgatctTTCTGGCTCTGTTTGCTTAGACATCAATAAAGCTTAGGTTTTAACGTCGCTGTCTACttgtaattatgaaaattacacGTGTAATTAGAAGTTATACACGAAATTGATATAAATTTACTCATAGTTCCAtacaaaaggggaaaatatcgTCATAACACTTGAATCACATACATGGACAACCTTAGCTTTACATTTGGAACTTAGAAACTTTACGTTAAGTAATCCATAATTCGCTTTTGTGAGTTCATGTCATGTGGGACAACATTTCATAGTTACAAACAACCAATGCAAGAACGGATGGCCATCAGAACTCGGAATTTGGGAATTTAAGCATAATTTATACCTGAGTTATCGTGCAGTAATCCTGGTAGTCTTGGCAAATACAGCGCATTTGTAATCATACACTTTTCACACGCATAATTTGATACAACTCAGTTGTTTCAAGCAAAAACTAAACAATTCACATGAAACGTATATCCGCCCTCATACAAAGTCTGATTGTGGTGGCACGTAGGCCCCCATGGCCAGTGCCCCCAGTGTCATGTTATTCTAGATCATATCAAGGTATCGCTCAATCGCCACACattgaaataatatttcatgatatgtaacctgAATTTTCTCAGTTCTAAGACACGTTTAAATCGGGatctgttttgctttgtttcacGTTGACAGATATGTGATTCTTTTACCTGCTTATGTTATTTTTGATAGAGCTTCTCTCGTATCTACTTTTTATATCGATTGATTCCCCATTTATTAAACTGAACGATTTCAATTATAGGTTTATAAAGGAATGATGTGTTATCAGTTCTGTGAATAGAGTGAGTATGAAGTATCGCAGTGACACAATTTACTGTGACTAGATATATACTATATGCACGTTCCATTCTGTTGTGACAAAAGCTCTCTGTCAACAAAGATATGGACAAACGTCTAACTACTTATTTTTGTGCAGACGTTTCCAACTCTAACAAGGTCATGCTGATTTGGCAATACAAGCAGACAGACCCAAAAACAGACAGACCCAAATATATATAgtcaaaagtagttaaacagtttaaattcactcggatggaaataaatacagcaatgatgtaaaataacgtcatgcaagtgcaagcaatagatcattatgggttctctatgattgtgtcatgtgaatatatatatatatatatatatatatatatatatatatatatatatatatatatatatatatatatatatgagtgtgtgtatgtgtttgagtGTAGAGTAATTTATGTTCATAGTGTTATGCATTTATATCGATCACTTTAATTTGCACTGTAAGGtcattcttttttctttcatctCTCTCATGAATGTTTGCagagtaggtaggtaggtaggtaggtaggtaggtaggtaggtataagTACATatgtaaacacgattggaactaattttggataattggaaaatgaagtaatgtctgtttaatcggAAAATGCAAGCTCAACTGCTTTCCTTTTTAACTTATACACTCGATTTTATGAgtactttgtaatattgcaacattcagctatgggGCACCTGACACTTTTTAGAAATTTTAACAATATGAAGAGCTAATTCTCCAAAGTTAGTGCCAATCGTGTTTGTATgaaatgtatatgtgtgtagaAGGAATAAAAGCAATTTGGAAATTCTTGTTCCATCCCATAAATTTCCGGGAATCATATGTTATTCTCAATGTAGAATTTTAAAGGAAAGATGTGAGTATAGTATGGACTCATTTATCCTTGACGGTTCTCATTGACCAAGATTTGCCCACCTTATACGGATCATTGTTTTTTTGCTGTCGTTAGTGTTTCGTTACCGAAGGACATCAGGTATAAACTTGCGACCACATACCTTAGACAATCTTATCAGACAAGCTATCCAGCCTTGTCTGTGTCTTTGCAAAGGACACTGGGAaatcatttgcagatatttgTTCGATTGCGATTCTGCttgttgtcactattttaatCAACTGTAACGGTTGTGAGCTTGAAAGTGGAATGATAATGATAAACTAAGAAATAACTGACACCCATGGATACATTTATAAGGACAAGTTTAATTTGCGAGTCATTTCTTAGATAATTAAAGACTGTAGCTAGATGATGCTTACATTCAAAAGACTTCCAAATCATACGGCAGGTCGAATTCTTTAGTCACACCCCTATAATTGCAATGGAACGATcctttctttcacattttttattctAACACAGCGTAAAATCGACGATTAAGTCGATAAGATCACTTCAAAGCGTCGACTTAATGTGCATATagatttttaatgattgttGCGCCGTTCTATGTTTCAGTATTAAATTAAACCAAGTTTCCATGAATTGGACTGCACAAGTCGCTTTAGGGGCTCAACGTAGAGGAAAATGGCCTCGCTCATTTGATAATTAACCAAATCAATTTAGTGAATTACAAAAACAAGCAGAACAATTCATGCTAAAACGAATTTTATATGGATTTAATTGGGTACATTTAATCACTAAATTTACTGGCAAATCAAATCAGAGTGTACACTATAATAAAGACTATATaagcaatgtaatttgatttgcATCTGTAATATAAAGTGTGTCTTTTGCAGCCCCCTTGTTGTACGTTTCATGAGGGGGACAAAGAAAGGCAAATTTAATTTCCTATCCCTGGCTTGATTACTGCTCTTTTTGCGTAGCTGGTAAATCGTTTGTATTTAGTAGTTAAAAGAGGCAAGTAGTTCCTTTTCaacatgaaatcaaaattaGACAGTCAGACCGACCGCGATAATTAACAAAAAAGGACAAACTGGGTAGGTATGGATTGCACGCATGTCAATTTGCCGTCTGATGTCATCGCTGAGATTTCTGTAGCAGTGATATGTACAAGAGCCATCTGTTACAATTTCGACTGATTGTCCAGACCAGTGATTCCGTGTAATAAATAAAACTCCACTCAGAAGCCATTTGGCATCACATTTTACAGCACACACTGTTCCCCCGCTATTAGAATTTTGGAAAAGAATACTTTAGGTTGTTCGATGGGCAACCTAAACTCAATTTGCTAAAACTACGCTGCATGGTGTTATCACTCACTGCTGTTCCGTTGCCTTTCATGTCGAacctatgttgttttcaaacATAACGCATGACCAAATGAGTATTAATATCGATAATGACAGAGTACATgtcaatatttaatatttacaaaTGCCCTTCACATTTTGTTCcacaaactttaaaaatataACTTATTTCCAGTAAAATTATGTGACTATTACGTTGTCATCCTTTCAATACAGGATGTATTTTTAGTTTGCAGTTATAAGATGCTGATGAAAGACAACAGTGTGACAAAATTCTTTGAAGTTCCGAACGCAGtgttaaaatttgtgaaatccACTGGGAAGATGTCagtgcatttttcaaaatactaAGCTAGACACAAGCTCAAATCACTGCTTTTAAAATCTTACATATGTCAATTTCTATAAGAAATCTTACGCTGATTGAGCT of the Ptychodera flava strain L36383 chromosome 20, AS_Pfla_20210202, whole genome shotgun sequence genome contains:
- the LOC139119594 gene encoding uncharacterized protein; this encodes MVHPQTTTIKSPSSPSNHNHQITIITLKPQPSNHHHHPQTTTIQSPSSPSKHNHQITITTLKPPPSNHHHHPQTIIIKTPSPPSNHHHLITITTLKPQSSNHHHHPQTIIIKTPSPP